Proteins encoded by one window of Anaeromyxobacter diazotrophicus:
- a CDS encoding hotdog domain-containing protein, producing MADVGKVTLRLRLSQADAHYGGDLVDGARVLALFGDVATELLVRHDGDEGLFRAYDAIEFLAPVHAGDFLEVSGEIVRTGASSRAMRFEARKVIAPRRDLSDSAAEVLAEPVLVCRASGTCVVPREKQRR from the coding sequence ATGGCGGACGTGGGCAAGGTGACGCTGCGGCTCCGCCTCTCGCAGGCGGACGCGCACTACGGCGGCGACCTCGTCGACGGGGCGCGGGTGCTGGCGCTCTTCGGCGACGTGGCGACCGAGCTGCTGGTGCGCCACGACGGCGACGAGGGGCTCTTCCGCGCCTACGACGCGATCGAGTTCCTGGCGCCGGTGCACGCCGGCGACTTCCTGGAGGTGTCCGGCGAGATCGTGCGGACCGGGGCCAGCTCGCGCGCGATGCGCTTCGAGGCGCGCAAGGTCATCGCCCCGCGCCGCGACCTCTCCGACAGCGCGGCCGAGGTGCTGGCCGAGCCGGTGCTGGTGTGCCGCGCCAGCGGCACGTGCGTGGTGCCCAGGGAGAAGCAGCGCAGGTGA
- a CDS encoding PilZ domain-containing protein — MSFADWLREFRALHEKSKQGALRAGELAAYRAGRDELARAFLAAQRMALPAGVLPRHALRVPRALQVDLEFMDGTVRAMTVDVSAGGFGALLAKPPRVGEELKVSLRVPGGGEPLKAEARVVDVKSQVGTARASFQLGRLEEADAERLETLVFDAVLERLQG; from the coding sequence ATGAGCTTCGCCGACTGGCTCCGCGAGTTCCGCGCCCTTCACGAAAAGTCGAAGCAGGGGGCGCTGCGCGCGGGGGAGCTGGCGGCCTATCGGGCCGGCCGGGACGAGCTGGCCCGGGCCTTCCTCGCGGCCCAGCGGATGGCGCTGCCGGCGGGGGTCCTGCCGCGGCACGCGCTGCGGGTCCCGCGAGCGCTGCAGGTCGATCTCGAGTTCATGGACGGCACCGTGCGCGCCATGACGGTGGACGTGTCGGCGGGCGGGTTCGGCGCGCTCCTCGCGAAGCCGCCCCGGGTCGGCGAGGAGCTCAAGGTCAGCCTGCGCGTCCCCGGGGGCGGCGAGCCGCTCAAGGCGGAGGCGCGCGTCGTCGACGTGAAGTCCCAGGTCGGGACCGCGCGCGCCTCCTTCCAGCTCGGGCGGCTGGAGGAGGCGGACGCGGAGCGGCTGGAGACGCTGGTGTTCGACGCCGTGCTCGAGCGGCTGCAGGGCTAG
- a CDS encoding OAM dimerization domain-containing protein codes for MTAAPAPQLVRPYGDRRDDGVVQLAFTLPLAAGERAREAAAELVRRMGLEQVLVASMERAADGFTCFVVYGRTPVAVDAAALDVPEVVSRKKGFDELNALVAREVGRRIVVLGACTGSDAHAVGIDAIMNMKGYAGDYGLERYPMFDARNLGAQVENATLARLAKEAHADAVLVSQVVTQRDVHKENARQLLDELARLGVRERVITLLGGPRIDHRTALELGFDAGFGPGTRPSDVANFLVGEVLRRMGKTWT; via the coding sequence TTGACCGCCGCCCCCGCGCCGCAGCTCGTCCGGCCCTACGGCGACCGCCGCGACGACGGGGTGGTGCAGCTCGCCTTCACGCTGCCGCTCGCCGCCGGCGAGCGCGCGCGCGAGGCGGCGGCGGAGCTGGTGCGGCGGATGGGGCTCGAGCAGGTGCTGGTGGCGTCGATGGAGCGCGCCGCCGACGGCTTCACCTGCTTCGTCGTCTACGGGCGGACTCCGGTGGCGGTGGACGCGGCGGCGCTCGACGTCCCGGAGGTCGTCTCGCGCAAGAAGGGGTTCGACGAGCTCAACGCGCTGGTGGCGCGCGAGGTGGGCCGCCGGATCGTCGTGCTGGGGGCGTGCACCGGCTCCGACGCGCACGCGGTGGGCATCGACGCCATCATGAACATGAAGGGGTACGCGGGGGACTACGGCCTCGAGCGCTACCCCATGTTCGACGCCCGCAACCTGGGGGCGCAGGTGGAGAACGCCACCCTGGCGCGCCTGGCGAAGGAGGCGCACGCCGACGCGGTGCTGGTGTCGCAGGTGGTGACCCAGCGCGACGTCCACAAGGAGAACGCCCGCCAGCTCCTCGACGAGCTCGCGCGGCTGGGCGTGCGGGAGCGGGTGATCACGCTGCTGGGCGGGCCGCGCATCGACCACCGCACCGCGCTGGAGCTCGGGTTCGACGCCGGGTTCGGCCCGGGGACCCGGCCCTCCGACGTGGCGAACTTCCTCGTCGGCGAGGTGCTGCGGCGCATGGGGAAGACCTGGACCTGA
- a CDS encoding ammonium transporter, translating into MRKLLALALALVAPATALAAAPGTVDSGDTALVLVSAGLVLLMTPGLAFFYGGLVRAKNVVHTMILSLACMALVGVLWGLVSYSLAFAPGPGALDRFVGGLGFAGLRGVGGEVAKDLAPTVPHGAFMLFQAMFAVITPALISGAIVERVRVKAFLLFVAVWSVVVYTPVAHWVWAPGGWLRQLGALDFAGGTVVHINAAAAALVFAIVLGRRRGLRVPTVLPHNVPFAILGAGLLWFGWLGFNGGSALAANGLAATAFANTFFAPAAASLAWGLAELFFFHGKMSGVGLASGAVAGLVAVTPAAGFVTPLASMGLGAVAGLASLLAVRVRPRLGLDDALDVFAVHGVAATLGALLTGVLATRAVNPDGADGSLRLLGVQLLGVAATYAWSGGLSYGILRLVALVTPLRSDEQDEWSGLDIAESGERAYLNADESAFGQRPDAPRPHAPELHRATAE; encoded by the coding sequence TTGAGAAAGCTGCTCGCCCTGGCTCTCGCGCTCGTTGCGCCCGCCACCGCCCTCGCCGCCGCGCCGGGCACGGTCGATTCCGGCGACACCGCCCTGGTCCTCGTCAGCGCCGGCCTGGTGCTGCTCATGACGCCCGGGCTCGCCTTCTTCTACGGCGGCCTCGTCCGCGCCAAGAACGTCGTGCACACGATGATCCTGTCGCTCGCCTGCATGGCGCTGGTGGGCGTGCTGTGGGGGCTCGTCTCCTACAGCCTCGCGTTCGCGCCCGGCCCGGGCGCCCTCGACCGCTTCGTCGGCGGCCTCGGCTTCGCCGGCCTGCGCGGCGTCGGGGGCGAGGTGGCGAAGGATCTCGCCCCGACCGTGCCGCACGGGGCGTTCATGCTCTTCCAGGCGATGTTCGCGGTCATCACGCCGGCGCTCATCTCGGGCGCCATCGTCGAGCGCGTCCGGGTGAAGGCCTTCCTCCTGTTCGTGGCCGTCTGGAGCGTGGTCGTCTACACGCCCGTCGCGCACTGGGTGTGGGCCCCCGGGGGCTGGCTGCGCCAGCTCGGCGCGCTGGACTTCGCGGGCGGGACCGTCGTGCACATCAACGCCGCCGCGGCCGCTCTGGTCTTCGCCATCGTGCTCGGCCGCCGCCGCGGCCTGCGGGTCCCCACCGTCCTCCCGCACAACGTGCCGTTCGCCATCCTCGGCGCCGGCCTGCTCTGGTTCGGCTGGCTCGGCTTCAACGGCGGCAGCGCGCTCGCCGCCAACGGCCTCGCCGCCACCGCCTTCGCCAACACCTTCTTCGCGCCGGCCGCCGCCTCCCTGGCCTGGGGCCTCGCAGAGCTGTTCTTCTTCCACGGCAAGATGTCGGGCGTCGGCCTCGCCTCCGGCGCGGTCGCCGGGCTGGTGGCGGTGACGCCCGCCGCCGGCTTCGTCACCCCCCTCGCCTCGATGGGCCTCGGCGCCGTGGCGGGCCTCGCCTCGCTGCTGGCGGTGCGGGTGCGCCCGCGGCTCGGGCTCGACGACGCGCTCGACGTCTTCGCGGTGCACGGCGTGGCCGCCACGCTGGGCGCGCTCCTCACGGGCGTCCTCGCCACCCGCGCCGTGAACCCGGACGGCGCCGACGGCAGCCTGCGGCTGCTGGGCGTCCAGCTCCTGGGGGTCGCCGCCACCTACGCCTGGTCGGGCGGCCTCTCCTACGGCATCCTGCGGCTGGTCGCGCTCGTCACGCCGCTCCGCTCGGACGAGCAGGACGAGTGGTCGGGCCTCGACATCGCCGAGTCCGGCGAGCGGGCGTACCTCAACGCCGACGAGTCGGCGTTCGGGCAGCGCCCGGACGCGCCCCGCCCGCACGCGCCCGAGCTGCACCGGGCGACCGCCGAGTAG
- a CDS encoding lysine 5,6-aminomutase subunit alpha TIM-barrel domain-containing protein yields the protein MRLADGRIVPDLPLDAGKVERCRALADRVTAQVLQLVGRHTTTSIERTVLRMFGFHGAGPRGVPWVNLMVDELHARGLLAQGAAYWLGYVLRAGARDPAEVAARFAALPRSPAPLAPAEEAALRAEVADEARAAARELRRRVEAREALKRELGVGARPHRYVIVATGNIHDDVEQARAAAEAGADVIAVIRSTAQSLLDYVPDGATTEGYGGTYATQENFRIMREALDEESRKLGRYLHLTNYSSGLCMSEIAFAAAWERLDMLLNDAMYGILFRDINMKRTLCDQHFSRRICAFAGIVINTGEDNYITTADADEAAHTVIASQFVNESFAHRAGLPDRLIGLGHSFEIDPAREDTIARELAQALLVRTLFPDAPIKYMPPTKHKQGDIFFSHVYDVMADVVGQVTGQSIQLLGMMTEAMHNPFLLDRYEALKGAAYVYRAWRSMGAEIQLRPDGLVARRADETLSKALALLEEVAEDGLMKAIGQARFGDVARREDGGKGLSGVVERAPGYLNPFLDVLEAP from the coding sequence ATGCGCCTCGCCGACGGGAGGATCGTCCCCGACCTGCCGCTCGACGCCGGCAAGGTCGAGCGCTGCCGGGCGCTCGCGGACCGCGTCACTGCCCAGGTGCTGCAGCTCGTCGGCCGCCACACCACCACCTCCATCGAGCGCACCGTGCTGCGGATGTTCGGGTTCCACGGCGCCGGGCCGCGCGGGGTGCCGTGGGTGAACCTCATGGTGGACGAGCTCCACGCGCGCGGGCTGCTCGCGCAGGGCGCGGCGTACTGGCTCGGGTACGTGCTGCGCGCCGGGGCGCGCGATCCGGCCGAGGTCGCCGCGCGCTTCGCGGCGCTGCCGCGGTCGCCCGCGCCGCTCGCGCCGGCCGAGGAGGCGGCGCTGCGGGCCGAGGTGGCGGACGAGGCGCGGGCCGCCGCCCGCGAGCTGCGCCGCCGGGTCGAGGCGCGCGAGGCGCTGAAGCGCGAGCTGGGGGTGGGCGCCCGGCCGCACCGGTACGTCATCGTGGCCACCGGCAACATCCACGACGACGTGGAGCAGGCGCGGGCCGCCGCCGAGGCCGGCGCGGACGTGATCGCGGTGATCCGGTCCACCGCCCAGTCGCTGCTCGACTACGTGCCGGACGGCGCCACCACCGAGGGTTACGGCGGCACCTACGCCACCCAGGAGAACTTCCGCATCATGCGGGAGGCGCTGGACGAGGAGTCGCGCAAGCTCGGGCGCTACCTGCACCTCACCAACTACTCGTCCGGCCTGTGCATGAGCGAGATCGCCTTCGCGGCGGCCTGGGAGCGGCTCGACATGCTCCTCAACGACGCCATGTACGGCATCCTCTTCCGCGACATCAACATGAAGCGGACCCTCTGCGACCAGCACTTCTCGCGCCGGATCTGCGCCTTCGCCGGGATCGTCATCAACACCGGCGAGGACAACTACATCACCACCGCCGACGCCGACGAGGCGGCGCACACCGTCATCGCCTCGCAGTTCGTGAACGAGAGCTTCGCCCACCGCGCGGGGCTGCCCGACCGCCTCATCGGCCTCGGCCACAGCTTCGAGATCGACCCCGCCCGCGAGGACACCATCGCCCGCGAGCTGGCGCAGGCGCTCCTCGTCCGGACGCTCTTCCCGGACGCGCCCATCAAGTACATGCCCCCCACCAAGCACAAGCAGGGCGACATCTTCTTCAGCCACGTCTACGACGTGATGGCCGACGTGGTGGGGCAGGTGACCGGGCAGTCCATCCAGCTCCTCGGCATGATGACCGAGGCCATGCACAACCCCTTCCTCCTCGATCGCTACGAGGCGCTCAAGGGCGCCGCCTACGTCTACCGGGCCTGGCGCAGCATGGGGGCCGAGATCCAGCTCCGCCCGGACGGGCTCGTGGCGCGCCGCGCCGACGAGACCCTCTCGAAGGCGCTCGCGCTCCTCGAGGAGGTGGCGGAGGATGGGCTCATGAAGGCCATCGGCCAGGCGCGCTTCGGCGACGTGGCGCGGCGCGAGGACGGCGGCAAGGGCCTCTCCGGCGTCGTCGAGCGCGCGCCCGGCTACCTCAACCCTTTCCTCGACGTGCTGGAGGCCCCATGA
- a CDS encoding FAD-dependent monooxygenase, with protein MDACDLLVVGAGPAGCAAAVAARRAAPGLDVRVVDAARFPREKPCGGALTGGAQRELALAGLELRVRHAVVTHALLRVEGLARRVELPRPAAVVRRIELDHDLVLQARAAGARVDEEAPLLALEPGLARTGAGPLRFRAAVAADGVGGPSRRALGLGPGRRAPLRETQLEAAGQGDLLFDLDAAGAGYAWRFPCFVEGRPAESCGVYALAGGAALTGALREFARREGVLPAAPATPSALRLFEPGGPVGAGAALLAGDALGADPLAGEGLRYALWSGRIAGALAARALARGGAPSLRAYRARLAGSRSGLLLQLTARLAPRLYAGQGRWRRAAADPRVAEALAALVSGAAPAGPLLALTVRLAAGAPALVSRSGPA; from the coding sequence TTGGACGCCTGTGACCTCCTCGTCGTCGGCGCCGGACCCGCCGGCTGCGCCGCGGCGGTCGCGGCGCGGCGGGCGGCGCCCGGCCTCGACGTCCGCGTCGTCGACGCCGCCCGCTTCCCGCGGGAGAAGCCCTGCGGCGGCGCGCTCACCGGGGGCGCGCAGCGGGAGCTGGCGCTGGCGGGGCTCGAGCTGCGGGTCCGGCACGCGGTGGTGACGCACGCGCTCCTCCGCGTCGAGGGGCTCGCGCGGCGGGTGGAGCTCCCCCGGCCCGCCGCGGTGGTCCGCCGGATCGAGCTCGACCACGACCTCGTGCTGCAGGCGCGGGCGGCGGGGGCGCGGGTGGACGAGGAGGCGCCGCTCCTGGCGCTCGAGCCCGGCCTGGCGCGGACCGGCGCCGGGCCGCTCCGGTTCCGCGCCGCGGTGGCGGCCGACGGGGTGGGGGGCCCATCGCGGCGCGCGCTCGGGCTCGGGCCGGGCCGGCGCGCCCCCCTGCGCGAGACGCAGCTCGAGGCGGCCGGGCAGGGGGATCTCCTCTTCGACCTCGACGCCGCTGGCGCCGGCTACGCCTGGCGCTTCCCGTGCTTCGTGGAGGGCCGCCCCGCGGAGAGCTGCGGCGTCTACGCGCTCGCGGGCGGGGCGGCGCTCACGGGCGCGCTGCGCGAGTTCGCCCGGCGCGAGGGGGTCCTGCCGGCCGCGCCGGCCACCCCGAGCGCGCTCCGGCTCTTCGAGCCCGGCGGCCCGGTCGGCGCGGGCGCGGCGCTGCTCGCCGGCGACGCCCTCGGCGCCGACCCGCTGGCGGGCGAGGGGCTCCGGTACGCGCTCTGGTCGGGCCGGATCGCCGGGGCGCTCGCCGCGCGCGCGCTCGCCCGCGGCGGCGCGCCCTCGCTGCGCGCCTACCGCGCCCGGCTTGCGGGCTCTCGCTCGGGGCTCCTCCTGCAGCTCACCGCGAGGCTCGCGCCGCGCCTCTACGCCGGCCAGGGCCGCTGGCGGCGCGCCGCGGCCGATCCGCGCGTGGCCGAGGCGCTCGCGGCGCTCGTCTCCGGCGCGGCGCCGGCGGGGCCGCTCCTCGCACTCACCGTGCGGCTGGCCGCGGGCGCCCCCGCGCTCGTTTCGCGCTCCGGCCCCGCCTAG
- a CDS encoding HU family DNA-binding protein, producing the protein MTKADLIEKVQATRPDLSKRQVAELVDTVFEHLARAIRKDKRFSMPGFGTFVVKRRAGRVGRNPQTGAAIEIAPTKTVGFKPAPELKKAL; encoded by the coding sequence ATGACGAAGGCTGACCTCATCGAGAAGGTGCAGGCGACGCGCCCGGATCTCTCGAAGCGGCAGGTGGCCGAGCTGGTCGACACGGTCTTCGAGCACCTCGCGCGCGCCATCCGCAAGGACAAGCGCTTCTCCATGCCGGGGTTCGGGACGTTCGTGGTGAAGCGGCGGGCCGGCCGCGTGGGGCGCAACCCGCAGACCGGCGCCGCGATCGAGATCGCCCCGACCAAGACGGTGGGCTTCAAGCCCGCGCCCGAGCTGAAGAAGGCGCTCTAG
- the mnmA gene encoding tRNA 2-thiouridine(34) synthase MnmA: MRVLVAMSGGVDSSVAAALLQESGHEVLGVSMRVFDYADPARGRSCCAPDDLDDARAAARALGIPFYVANLEEHFGRAVIDRFVEDYVAGRTPNPCVACNGEVKFGWLLQRARALGAKLATGHYARVERRGGRLALCASPHAKDQSYFLYGLGQDALADVLFPVGELEKAEVRRIAARRGLPVAEKPESQEICFVTRGDAGDFVALRAPGRVRAGEVVSTRGEVLARHPGVHRFTVGQRRGLGLGGGAPRYVVRLEAEAGRVVVGSAAEASRRAFRVGEVSWVAGRAPAGEVVVRVRVRHRHEGAAATVRPAGAEAEVELEAPVRGVAPGQAAVFYDGDEVLGGGRILAE; this comes from the coding sequence ATGCGCGTCCTCGTCGCCATGTCGGGCGGCGTCGACTCCTCCGTCGCCGCCGCGCTCCTCCAGGAATCCGGGCACGAGGTGCTCGGCGTGTCGATGCGCGTCTTCGACTACGCCGACCCGGCCCGGGGCCGCTCCTGCTGCGCGCCGGACGACCTGGACGACGCGCGGGCGGCGGCCCGGGCCCTCGGGATCCCGTTCTACGTGGCGAACCTCGAGGAGCACTTCGGCCGCGCGGTGATCGACCGCTTCGTCGAGGACTACGTCGCCGGCCGGACTCCGAACCCGTGCGTCGCCTGCAACGGCGAGGTCAAGTTCGGGTGGCTGCTGCAGCGCGCCCGGGCGCTGGGCGCGAAGCTCGCCACCGGGCACTACGCGCGGGTGGAGCGGCGCGGGGGGCGCCTGGCGCTCTGCGCCTCGCCCCACGCGAAGGACCAGAGCTACTTCCTGTACGGCCTGGGGCAGGACGCGCTCGCCGACGTGCTGTTCCCGGTGGGAGAGCTGGAGAAGGCCGAGGTGCGGCGCATCGCGGCCCGGCGCGGGCTGCCGGTGGCGGAGAAGCCCGAGTCGCAGGAGATCTGCTTCGTCACGCGCGGCGACGCGGGCGACTTCGTGGCGCTGCGCGCGCCGGGGCGGGTGCGCGCGGGCGAGGTGGTCTCGACGCGAGGGGAGGTGCTGGCGCGGCACCCGGGCGTGCACCGGTTCACGGTGGGGCAGCGCCGCGGCCTCGGGCTCGGGGGCGGCGCGCCGCGCTACGTGGTGCGCCTCGAGGCGGAGGCGGGGAGGGTGGTGGTGGGGAGCGCCGCCGAGGCGTCGCGGCGGGCCTTCCGGGTGGGCGAGGTGAGCTGGGTGGCGGGCCGCGCCCCGGCCGGCGAGGTGGTGGTGCGGGTGCGGGTGCGGCACCGGCACGAGGGCGCCGCGGCCACCGTGCGGCCCGCCGGCGCGGAGGCGGAGGTGGAGCTCGAGGCCCCGGTGCGCGGCGTCGCGCCCGGGCAGGCGGCGGTGTTCTACGACGGGGACGAGGTGCTGGGCGGAGGGAGGATCCTCGCGGAGTGA
- a CDS encoding 3-keto-5-aminohexanoate cleavage protein, producing MADPVIITAAVVGAEVTRAQSPHVPYTPAEIAQAAVDAWRAGAAAVHLHARWPDGRPSQEAAHFREILDRVRAAGCDAVLQCSTGGAVGMGLEERLGSLVEGAEMGTLNLGTMNFGDEVFLNSRPDIVRVAARLRERGLVAECEVYDAGMLDTLRWLLAHGHLAAPYHVQFVLGVPGGLGASERNLRFLVEGLPEPAHWTAAGVGRAQLELAALALRLGGHVRVGLEDNLYLSKGVLARGSHELVARAVELARDAGRTPATPAEARRLLGLAPCPVPV from the coding sequence ATGGCGGACCCGGTCATCATCACCGCGGCGGTGGTCGGCGCCGAGGTCACGCGCGCGCAGAGCCCGCACGTCCCGTACACGCCGGCCGAGATCGCGCAGGCGGCGGTGGACGCCTGGCGCGCCGGGGCGGCGGCGGTGCACCTGCACGCGCGCTGGCCCGACGGCCGGCCCTCCCAGGAGGCGGCGCACTTCCGCGAGATCCTCGATCGCGTCCGCGCCGCGGGCTGCGACGCGGTGCTCCAGTGCTCCACCGGCGGCGCGGTCGGCATGGGCCTGGAGGAGCGCCTCGGCTCGCTCGTCGAGGGGGCCGAGATGGGCACGCTCAACCTCGGCACCATGAACTTCGGCGACGAGGTCTTCCTGAACTCGCGCCCGGACATCGTCCGGGTCGCGGCGCGGTTGCGCGAGCGCGGGCTCGTCGCGGAGTGCGAGGTCTACGACGCCGGCATGCTCGACACGCTGCGCTGGCTGCTCGCGCACGGGCACCTGGCGGCGCCCTATCACGTCCAGTTCGTGCTGGGGGTCCCCGGTGGCCTCGGCGCCAGCGAGCGGAACCTGCGCTTCCTGGTGGAGGGGCTGCCCGAGCCGGCGCACTGGACGGCCGCCGGCGTCGGCCGGGCGCAGCTCGAGCTGGCGGCGCTCGCGCTGCGGCTCGGGGGCCACGTGCGCGTGGGGCTGGAGGACAACCTGTACCTCTCGAAGGGCGTGCTGGCGCGCGGCTCGCACGAGCTCGTCGCCCGGGCGGTGGAGCTGGCGCGCGACGCCGGCCGCACCCCGGCCACGCCGGCGGAGGCCCGCCGGCTGCTCGGATTGGCGCCCTGTCCCGTCCCCGTTTGA